In one window of Ruminococcus hominis DNA:
- a CDS encoding class II fructose-bisphosphate aldolase: MYQCAMKVRKIMLVNLKEILQMAEEKNIAVGSFNTPNLESLIAIISAAEELDVPVIIQFAQCHEPWIPVSVIGPIMVEHAKKASVPVCVHLDHGETLEYLQQALEIGFTGIMYDGSVLSYEENLANTKRAVEMAAKYNCSVEAELGSMGKRESGAGDGSGEEDDTKIYTDPVQAKQFVEETKIDALACSFGTTHGIYLAKPQLDFDVVKNVRAQTGNIPVVMHGGSGVSKEDFHTGIKAGVRKVNYFTYMDKSGGNAAAEYVNSLKENEPKFYSSVVLAATEAMKENVKEAMRTFALLDE; the protein is encoded by the coding sequence ATGTATCAGTGTGCAATGAAAGTGAGGAAAATTATGTTAGTCAACTTGAAGGAAATCTTACAGATGGCAGAAGAAAAAAATATTGCAGTCGGATCATTTAATACGCCAAATCTGGAGAGTCTGATTGCAATTATCAGTGCGGCAGAAGAGTTGGATGTGCCGGTGATCATCCAGTTTGCCCAGTGTCATGAACCGTGGATTCCGGTATCAGTAATTGGACCGATTATGGTTGAACATGCGAAGAAGGCGAGTGTTCCGGTATGTGTGCATCTTGACCACGGTGAGACATTGGAATATCTACAGCAGGCATTGGAAATCGGATTTACAGGAATCATGTATGATGGCTCTGTATTAAGCTATGAAGAGAATCTTGCAAATACAAAAAGAGCAGTGGAAATGGCTGCAAAATATAACTGCAGCGTAGAGGCAGAGTTAGGTTCTATGGGAAAACGTGAGTCAGGAGCCGGTGACGGAAGCGGGGAAGAGGACGACACAAAGATTTACACAGATCCTGTTCAGGCAAAACAGTTTGTAGAAGAGACAAAGATTGACGCTCTCGCATGTTCGTTCGGAACAACACACGGTATCTATCTTGCAAAACCACAGTTAGATTTCGATGTTGTAAAAAATGTAAGAGCGCAGACAGGAAACATTCCGGTTGTTATGCATGGGGGTTCCGGTGTGAGTAAAGAAGATTTCCATACAGGAATCAAAGCCGGAGTTCGCAAAGTAAACTACTTTACATATATGGATAAATCAGGTGGAAATGCTGCGGCAGAGTATGTGAATAGCTTAAAGGAAAATGAACCGAAATTTTACTCATCAGTTGTACTGGCAGCAACAGAAGCAATGAAAGAAAATGTAAAAGAAGCAATGAGAACATTTGCTTTGTTAGATGAATAG
- a CDS encoding PocR ligand-binding domain-containing protein — MNLEYNEMELHELMKDFYVLTGIRIVLFDLDYNELLSYPEHNCAFCSQMKSQEHTLALCSQSDHTSFQKCKETNRLVIFHCHAGLIEATAPLIENNTVIGYMMFGQISDEQNVEMLASMLAQYFSLSPNVTEDILRYTEDIPLKTREQIQAAAKIMEACAFYAILKNTITVQRNNFIRNMDAYLLANLSEDLSIDALSSAFGISKTKLCQSATHYYGCGIAEHIRHLRIEKAKTLLKETDKPITRISDLVGFADYNYFCRVFKREVGLPAKKYRKSIQ; from the coding sequence ATGAACTTGGAATATAATGAAATGGAACTTCACGAACTAATGAAAGACTTTTACGTTCTGACCGGAATTCGGATTGTATTGTTTGATCTTGACTACAACGAGCTGCTCTCTTATCCGGAACATAACTGTGCCTTTTGCAGTCAGATGAAATCTCAGGAACACACACTGGCTCTCTGTAGTCAGAGTGACCACACTTCATTTCAGAAATGCAAGGAAACGAACCGCCTGGTCATCTTCCACTGTCATGCCGGATTAATTGAAGCTACCGCCCCACTAATTGAGAACAATACAGTGATCGGTTATATGATGTTCGGACAGATCTCTGATGAACAAAATGTGGAAATGCTTGCTTCTATGTTAGCCCAGTACTTTTCTCTTTCCCCAAACGTAACAGAGGACATCCTCCGATATACGGAAGACATCCCCCTGAAAACACGTGAACAGATTCAGGCTGCTGCAAAAATCATGGAAGCATGTGCTTTCTATGCAATTTTAAAGAATACAATCACGGTTCAACGCAATAACTTCATCCGCAATATGGATGCATACCTGCTGGCAAATCTGTCCGAAGACTTATCCATTGACGCACTATCTTCTGCTTTTGGTATCAGTAAGACAAAACTCTGCCAGTCTGCCACGCATTACTATGGATGTGGCATTGCAGAACACATCCGCCATCTGCGTATCGAAAAGGCGAAGACACTGTTAAAAGAAACTGACAAGCCAATCACTAGAATTTCCGACCTCGTCGGGTTTGCAGATTATAACTATTTCTGCCGGGTATTTAAAAGGGAAGTCGGACTACCGGCAAAAAAATACAGGAAAAGTATACAGTGA